CACTTTACCCAAAGGAACTGTAAACTCACCTATATTGTCAGGTAATTTTTCTTTTATCCGATAACCGTTTAATGTTTCTATCATCACAGCAGGTTCATCTCCGCGAAGTAAAGTATTATACATACCAGCTGCCTGCGTCATATTTCGCGGCACACAAAGATGTACACCTTTTAAAGAACCTAAAATAACGCTCATTGGCGATCCGGAATGCCATATCCCTTCCAATCTGTGGCCTCTTGTTCTGACAATCATTGGAGCTATTTGTCCCACTTTAGTTCTGTAAGTTAAAGATGCTAAATCGTCGGTCAGTACGTTCAACGCGAAATAAATATAGTCCAGATACTGTATTTCGGCTATTGGCCTGAATCCTCTTAAAGCCAGTCCTATCCCCTGTCCGATAATAGTCATTTCCCGAATACCTGTATCGGTAATTCTCATTTCTCCAAATTTTGCCTGCAATCCGGCAAAGCCCTGGTTTACATCACCTATCAGACCTAAGTCTTCTCCAAATGCTATTAAGCGGGGGTTCTTTTTAAAATTAGCTTCAAAACAAGCATTCAGTACATCCTTGCCATCCACCATTCTGGATCCGGCAGAATAAACCGGATCTATAGTTTCAATTCTTAAAGGTGAATTGGGTGTATCAGAAAAAAGGCCCGAATTGTATCTTTCTTTATTTATCTCTTTCTGCTCTTCATACCACTTTTTAAGTGCCGATTTTGCATCCGAATCATGAAATCTGGTGATCCGCAGCGCTTTTCGTATAGCACCAAACATTTCTTTACGCAGTGGATCTATCTCTGACCTATAAATAAGTGCTATCTTTTTAACTTGGGGAACTTCGTTCCCCAGGTTCTCTAATAAATTTAAGGTTTGCGCTTTCTCTACTTTTACACTATCCAGAAATTTCGTCCAGGATTGCTTTATAGTTGTCCTTACTTCGTTTTTAATGGTATCCTCTAATTCCGAGATTTCCTCTTCTGTTGCAATGGCCGACTCCAACATCCATTTCCTCATCTGCGCAATACAATCGTATTCCCTTTCCCATTCTAAGCGCTCATTAGATTTGTAGCGTTCATGTGAACCGGAAGTAGAATGACCTTGCGGCTGAGTCATTTCGGTGACATGGATTAAAACAGGAACATGCTCCTCTCTACACATCTTAATTGCAGTTTCGTAGGTTTCACATAGCGCTACGTAATCCCAGCCCTTAACCTTAAATATTTCTATTCCCGGCTTATCTTTGGTACGCTGAAACCCTTTCAAAACTTCGGAAATATCTTCTTTCGTTGTCTGATATTTATTTGGAACAGATATACCGTAACCGTCATCCCAAATAGAAATAGCTAAAGGTATCTGCAAAACTCCTGCAGCATTAATAGCTTCAAAAAATAAACCTTCTGAAGTGGAAGCATTGCCTATTGTACCAAAGGCAACTTCATTTCCATTTATAGAGAATTGGCTGAACTCTTTTAATTCGGGATTTTGCCTATAGAGTTTAGACGCTTGGGCCAAACCTATCAAACGAGCCATTTGCGTAGCTGTTGACGATACATCTGAAGCTGAATTCTTCATTTGTGTAAGGTCTTTCCAGGAACCATCCGGGTTTATGGATCTGGAGGCAAAATGTGCATTCATTTGTCTTCCGCCGGAATGTGGTTCGTGATCTAAATCAGGGTGAGCATACAATTGTGCAAAAAATTGCTTCACTGTCGCCATGCCTGTCGCAAACATAACAGTTTGATCTCTGTAATATCCCGATCTCCAATCGCCGTTTTTAAAAGCTTTGCTCATAGCTACCTGAGCTATTTCTTTTCCATCGCCAAATATTCCAAACTTCGCTTTTCCGGTTAATGCTTCTTTTCTTCCCTGTAAACTAACTTGTCGGCTTTCGTAGGCTATTTTATAGTCTTTTATTACGATTGCCTTAAAGTCTTCAAAACTTAATTCCGATGTATCAAACTGATTGGTCACTTTATGTTGCATCTCTAAAATTTCTATCGGTTGCTTTCAAAAATAGGAAATATCATCGGCTATGCCGAATTTTACAATCTTATTTCATAAAATATTTGGAACATCTTTTGAGTTTGTTACATTTGAATAAATTTATTTTATCATGAAAAAGCTACTTATTATTGCTGCTGTACTTGTTGGTTTTGTTGGCTTTACAGCTATGCAAGACAACAAAGCAGAATTTAAGTTTGTAGAGGAAACTCATGATTTTGGCAAAATACCGCAAGGTAAGCCAGTTTCTTTTACATTCAAATACACTAATGTTGGTGATGAGCCTTTAATTATTACTAACGTAGAATCTACTTGTGGTTGTACTGTTCCTAGCGTAGAGCCAAAACAAGGAACTCCACTTCCAAAAGGAGGTACTGGAACAATCACTTTGACTTATAATGCTGCTGCGGTGGCTCCTTTTAACAAGTTTGTTAAAATCACTTCTAACTCCAAAACTCCTACTAAAATGCTGTATATCAAAGGAGAGGTTGTTAGCGCCGCCAACTAGTTTTAACTTATTTAAAATTCAGGAAAAGCCTTCTCTGTATTTTCAGAAAAGGCTTTCTTCGTATATAGACTTTAAATCAAATTATAAAAATTACAAAAACACCACTTAACTTTGTGGAATTATGCCAAAGATATCTGAAAAAGGGAAACAGATGCCAGCTTCACCAATTAGGAAGCTTACACCGCTAGCTGAGAGAGCTAAAGCGAATGGAATAAAGGTTTATCATTTAAACATTGGTCAACCCGATATTGAAACGCCTGCCGTAATGTTGGATGCCATTAAAAACATCGACTTTAAGGTTTGGGCCTATACTGCATCTGAAGGTACGGTCGCCTATAGAAAATCTTTGGCCCATTATTACAATAAATTGGGTTATAATATTACCCCTGAAGATATCTTAGTTACTACAGGAGGTTCTGAAGCGATTATTATATCGCTAATGACTTGCCTTAACCAGCGTGACGAAGTTATCATTCCTGAACCTTTCTACGCGAATTATAACGCATACGCTTGTCAAAGTGATTCCGTAGTAAAACCTATTTTATCGGTTATAGAGAATGGGTTTGCTTTGCCTCCGATTTCTGAGTTTGAGAAATCAATCACGGAAAAAACAAAAGCAATCATGATCTGTAATCCAAATAACCCTACCGGTTATTTATACTCTAAACAAGAGTTTCTGGATTTAAGAGCACTCGCTTTGAAACATGATCTGTATATCATAGCAGATGAAGCTTATCGCGAGTTTTGCTATGATGGCAAAGAGTTTCTTTCTCCCATGCATTTCGAGGGTTTAGAAGAACATGCTATTATAATTGATACAGTTTCTAAACGCTACAGTGCCTGTGGTGCCAGATTAGGCTGTATTATCACTAAAAACAAGGCTTTTATGGAGATTGCACTTCGCTTTGCACAGGCGAGGTTAAGTCCGGGTATGGTAGAACAGATTGCCGGAGAAGCTGCCGCCCTGTATACACCCGACGAATATTTCACCGAAGTAAACAAGGAATACGCGAAACGCAGAGATATTTTGGTAAGTGCTTTAAATAAGATGGATGGCGTTTATTGCCCTAATCCAGGAGGTGCTTTTTATGTAGTAGCCAAATTGCCAATAGATAATGCTGATAAATTCTGCAGATGGATGTTGGAAGAATTCTCTCACGAAGGGCAAACCGTTATGCTGGCACCTGCTTCTGGCTTTTATGCTACTAAAGGTGTTGGCTACGACGAAGTGAGAATGGCCTATGTGCTTAATCAGCATGATTTAACCAATGCCATGATTTGTCTTGAAAAAGCGCTACAAGTGTACCCGGGACGCACTGTGGCTGATAAAAATGAGACTGTAAATACATTTTCATAGCATATAAATGCTTATATTTGTAAGCATTACAACGGGGTCGACCGGAATTGACAGGATGGACGATAAGTGTGTAAGCATGCAGTGAATTGAGAATGCATCACTATAATCAGGATTCTCAAACAACAAAAGGCGAAAATAATTACGCTCTTGCTGCTTAATCTTAAATGATTTAAGATTTGCCCTAGTCTCGCTAAAGTAGCGGAAGCAGGATGTTCCCCAGAGGTTCTAGCCAACGACATCTGATATGGGAGCACCGAAAAGTTGGAATAAGGATACAAATGTTTCGATAGTATCCCGACAATTTTAGAAACTAAGACTAATGCAGGCTGTTTGTGGCCATCTTTAGTTCGAAAACCAAACACAAAATAAGCATGTAGAAAGCGCAACTGATCCCATGTTTGGACGAGGGTTCGAATCCCTCCGACTCCACCAAACAAAACAACAAAAAAGCCGTCCAAAAACAATTGAACGGCTTTTTTTACACTCAATCCCAACAAGGGATAGTAATAGGGATACCAAATCGTGACTTTATATTTTTCAGAATTTAAATAAAATAAAATTTATCAATAAGGCTAAAAGAAAAAAACAACCTCTTTAAGTAGAACATGAGGAACAATATAAAGCGTATCCCAGAAGGTAAGAAAACTTCATCAGGAAAAAACAGCCTTGATAATTCCTTAATGTTATTCTTTAATTAGGAATGGTTAACCGATAACTTAATCATTGCTTCCTGCCAGACTCAGCCGTCTTCTTTGATAAGATTTTAACCATTTGGTCAGTCGTTTCATCGCTATAAATACCATAAGCATTAACCAACACTCCTTTAATATTATTCTTCTCAGAAGATATCGCATAAACAATAGCCTCATCTCCCGGATCTGTATTGCCTTCAAAACGAAAATGTCTGTCGACAACAAAATCGTCAGGATTAATTTTAAGTGAGTTATCAGCACATACCAGACAGT
This genomic interval from Pseudopedobacter saltans DSM 12145 contains the following:
- a CDS encoding DUF1573 domain-containing protein — translated: MKKLLIIAAVLVGFVGFTAMQDNKAEFKFVEETHDFGKIPQGKPVSFTFKYTNVGDEPLIITNVESTCGCTVPSVEPKQGTPLPKGGTGTITLTYNAAAVAPFNKFVKITSNSKTPTKMLYIKGEVVSAAN
- a CDS encoding alpha-ketoacid dehydrogenase subunit alpha/beta codes for the protein MQHKVTNQFDTSELSFEDFKAIVIKDYKIAYESRQVSLQGRKEALTGKAKFGIFGDGKEIAQVAMSKAFKNGDWRSGYYRDQTVMFATGMATVKQFFAQLYAHPDLDHEPHSGGRQMNAHFASRSINPDGSWKDLTQMKNSASDVSSTATQMARLIGLAQASKLYRQNPELKEFSQFSINGNEVAFGTIGNASTSEGLFFEAINAAGVLQIPLAISIWDDGYGISVPNKYQTTKEDISEVLKGFQRTKDKPGIEIFKVKGWDYVALCETYETAIKMCREEHVPVLIHVTEMTQPQGHSTSGSHERYKSNERLEWEREYDCIAQMRKWMLESAIATEEEISELEDTIKNEVRTTIKQSWTKFLDSVKVEKAQTLNLLENLGNEVPQVKKIALIYRSEIDPLRKEMFGAIRKALRITRFHDSDAKSALKKWYEEQKEINKERYNSGLFSDTPNSPLRIETIDPVYSAGSRMVDGKDVLNACFEANFKKNPRLIAFGEDLGLIGDVNQGFAGLQAKFGEMRITDTGIREMTIIGQGIGLALRGFRPIAEIQYLDYIYFALNVLTDDLASLTYRTKVGQIAPMIVRTRGHRLEGIWHSGSPMSVILGSLKGVHLCVPRNMTQAAGMYNTLLRGDEPAVMIETLNGYRIKEKLPDNIGEFTVPLGKVEVLKEGKDITIVSYGAVIKQIMEAVTELGALGINVEVIDAQTLMPFDLDMDCAKSLQKTSKLLVVDEDVPGGASAYILHDILERQNGYYLLDAQPRTLSAKAHRPPYGSDGDYFSKPSTDDVIEAVYQMMSEFNPEKYPEL
- a CDS encoding pyridoxal phosphate-dependent aminotransferase, with translation MPKISEKGKQMPASPIRKLTPLAERAKANGIKVYHLNIGQPDIETPAVMLDAIKNIDFKVWAYTASEGTVAYRKSLAHYYNKLGYNITPEDILVTTGGSEAIIISLMTCLNQRDEVIIPEPFYANYNAYACQSDSVVKPILSVIENGFALPPISEFEKSITEKTKAIMICNPNNPTGYLYSKQEFLDLRALALKHDLYIIADEAYREFCYDGKEFLSPMHFEGLEEHAIIIDTVSKRYSACGARLGCIITKNKAFMEIALRFAQARLSPGMVEQIAGEAAALYTPDEYFTEVNKEYAKRRDILVSALNKMDGVYCPNPGGAFYVVAKLPIDNADKFCRWMLEEFSHEGQTVMLAPASGFYATKGVGYDEVRMAYVLNQHDLTNAMICLEKALQVYPGRTVADKNETVNTFS